A single window of Bordetella genomosp. 11 DNA harbors:
- a CDS encoding DUF1254 domain-containing protein has translation MALAWTALSTAARAEKLSEEEARAIALDAYVYFYPIVTMDVTRRQSTNVASAGEKPGFAPPNVISNWPEFPPADLKLVVRPNFDTLYSSAFLDLTREPVVVSVPDTGGRYYLLPMLDMWTDVFASPGWRTTGTQAGHFLVAQANWRPDLRDRFDEYKLPPGTSRIDAPTPYVLVIGRTKTDGPADYDAVHKIQAGYRITPLSQWGGNGGTIVGKVDPAIDMKTPPKVQVDAMPGEKFFAYAAELLKLHPPHLTDQPIVARMKRLGIDAGKSLDLDALDPVARKAMAGAPEPAHQLMQWKLSNLAPVSNGWLMNTTTMGVYGDYYLKRAIIAQQGLGANLVEDAIYPLNIADGEGHPLDGANKYVIRFAPAELPPAYAFWSITLYDADGFQVPNGLNRFAVSSWMPFKYGADGSLELYFQNESPGKDREANWLPAPKGAFNLTMRLYAPKAEALNGRWVPPVVSKSSGPLPVTAQ, from the coding sequence GAAGCGCGGGCCATTGCCCTGGACGCCTACGTGTATTTCTATCCGATCGTCACGATGGATGTCACGCGCAGGCAGTCGACCAATGTGGCGTCGGCGGGCGAGAAGCCGGGTTTCGCGCCCCCCAATGTGATCTCGAATTGGCCGGAGTTCCCGCCCGCCGACCTGAAGCTGGTCGTGCGGCCGAACTTCGATACCTTGTATTCATCGGCCTTCCTGGACCTTACGCGCGAGCCGGTGGTCGTGTCCGTTCCGGATACCGGCGGGCGCTACTACCTGCTGCCCATGCTGGATATGTGGACCGACGTGTTCGCCTCGCCAGGCTGGCGCACCACGGGGACCCAGGCCGGCCATTTCCTGGTCGCCCAGGCGAACTGGCGGCCGGATCTGCGCGACCGGTTCGACGAGTACAAGCTGCCGCCGGGCACTTCCAGGATCGATGCCCCCACGCCGTACGTCCTGGTGATAGGCCGTACCAAGACGGATGGCCCTGCGGACTACGACGCGGTTCACAAGATCCAGGCCGGCTATCGGATCACACCGCTGTCGCAATGGGGAGGCAACGGCGGCACCATCGTCGGCAAGGTCGATCCCGCCATCGATATGAAGACGCCGCCCAAGGTGCAGGTCGACGCGATGCCGGGCGAAAAATTCTTCGCCTACGCGGCGGAACTGCTGAAGCTGCATCCGCCGCACCTGACGGACCAGCCCATCGTGGCCAGGATGAAACGGCTGGGCATCGACGCCGGCAAAAGCCTGGATCTCGACGCGCTGGACCCGGTGGCGCGCAAAGCCATGGCCGGGGCGCCGGAACCCGCCCATCAGCTTATGCAGTGGAAGCTGTCGAACCTGGCGCCCGTCAGCAATGGCTGGCTGATGAACACGACCACGATGGGCGTGTATGGCGACTACTACCTGAAACGCGCCATCATTGCCCAACAGGGACTGGGCGCCAATCTGGTGGAAGATGCGATTTATCCGTTGAACATCGCCGACGGCGAAGGCCACCCCCTGGATGGCGCCAACAAGTATGTGATCCGCTTCGCCCCAGCCGAGCTGCCGCCCGCCTACGCTTTCTGGTCCATCACGCTCTACGACGCGGACGGCTTCCAGGTGCCGAACGGCCTGAACCGATTCGCGGTCAGTAGCTGGATGCCGTTCAAGTACGGTGCCGACGGCTCGCTGGAGCTTTACTTCCAGAACGAGAGCCCGGGCAAGGACAGGGAGGCGAACTGGCTGCCGGCTCCCAAGGGCGCGTTCAACCTGACCATGCGGCTGTATGCGCCCAAGGCCGAGGCGCTGAACGGCAGATGGGTGCCCCCGGTGGTCAGCAAGTCCAGCGGTCCATTGCCCGTGACGGCGCAGTAG
- a CDS encoding VOC family protein, with protein sequence MQVTGIDHVVLRVKHMDRMIAFYQEVLGCQVAHRQDDLGLVHLRAGASLIDLVDVAGTLGRRGGEAPTGTAGNMDHLCLRVADFDVQALRQELQAHGVEVGEIAERYGASGRATSIYLSDPEGNGLELRAG encoded by the coding sequence ATGCAAGTAACCGGCATCGATCACGTCGTGCTGCGCGTGAAGCACATGGACCGGATGATCGCGTTCTACCAGGAGGTCCTGGGTTGCCAGGTCGCGCACCGGCAGGACGACCTGGGCCTCGTACACCTGCGCGCGGGCGCTTCGCTGATCGACCTGGTGGATGTCGCGGGCACGCTGGGCCGGCGCGGCGGCGAGGCACCCACGGGCACGGCAGGCAACATGGACCACCTATGCCTGCGGGTGGCAGACTTCGATGTGCAGGCCCTGCGGCAGGAGCTGCAAGCCCATGGCGTCGAGGTCGGCGAAATCGCGGAACGCTACGGCGCGTCGGGGCGCGCGACGTCCATTTACCTGAGCGACCCCGAAGGCAACGGCCTGGAGCTGCGGGCCGGCTGA
- the chrA gene encoding chromate efflux transporter yields the protein MSASIEVFLLFLRLGLTSFGGPVAHLGYFRHEFVERRKWLDEHTYSDIVALSQFLPGPASSKVGMTIGLMRAGWSGMLAAWVAFTLPSALLLILFGVGLARYSGLADSGIVHGLKIVAVAIVAQAVWGMARSLCPDRPRAMLAIAATLLTLVLPTAFSQIGAIVACGLVGATLLKVPPRVLPSTMTLHVSRRAGLVAIVLFFTLLIALPLLAPMSDRTWLAQFAGFYRSGALVFGGGHVVLPLLQSTAVGNGMVSNADFLAGYGAAQAVPGPLFTFAAFLGAVSSGPLSGWTGGLVMLAAIFLPAALLVIAPLPFWNLLRTRPGVQNAVAGINAGVVGILLSALYNPVWTSAIGTPLDFGLALLCFSLLVVMRWPPLLIVAIAAAGGWLLAAIA from the coding sequence ATGTCCGCATCGATCGAAGTCTTCCTACTGTTCCTGCGCCTGGGGCTCACCTCTTTCGGCGGCCCGGTCGCGCACCTGGGCTACTTTCGGCACGAGTTCGTCGAACGACGCAAATGGCTGGACGAACATACCTATTCGGACATCGTCGCGCTCAGCCAATTCCTGCCCGGTCCGGCCAGCAGCAAAGTGGGCATGACCATCGGTTTGATGCGGGCCGGCTGGAGCGGCATGCTGGCCGCATGGGTGGCATTCACGCTGCCGTCGGCGCTGCTGCTGATACTTTTCGGCGTGGGGCTGGCCCGGTATAGTGGGCTCGCCGACTCCGGCATCGTGCATGGACTGAAGATCGTGGCCGTCGCCATCGTGGCGCAGGCGGTGTGGGGCATGGCCAGGTCGCTCTGTCCGGATAGGCCCCGGGCCATGCTGGCCATCGCGGCCACGCTGCTCACGCTGGTGCTGCCCACGGCGTTCAGCCAGATCGGGGCCATCGTGGCCTGCGGCCTGGTGGGCGCGACGCTGCTGAAAGTGCCGCCGCGGGTGCTGCCGTCGACGATGACGCTGCACGTCAGCCGCCGCGCGGGCCTGGTCGCGATCGTGCTGTTCTTTACGCTGCTGATCGCCCTGCCCCTGCTGGCGCCGATGTCGGATCGGACCTGGCTGGCACAGTTCGCCGGCTTCTATCGGTCCGGCGCGCTGGTCTTCGGCGGCGGCCATGTGGTGTTGCCACTGCTGCAATCCACCGCCGTCGGCAACGGCATGGTGTCCAACGCCGACTTCCTGGCCGGCTACGGCGCCGCGCAAGCCGTCCCGGGGCCGCTGTTCACCTTCGCTGCCTTCCTGGGGGCCGTCTCCAGCGGGCCGTTGTCCGGCTGGACTGGCGGCCTGGTCATGCTGGCGGCGATCTTCCTGCCCGCCGCGCTGCTGGTGATCGCGCCGCTGCCGTTCTGGAATCTCTTGCGGACCCGGCCCGGGGTGCAGAACGCGGTGGCGGGCATCAACGCCGGGGTGGTGGGCATACTGCTGTCCGCCCTGTACAACCCGGTATGGACCAGCGCCATCGGCACGCCCCTGGATTTCGGCCTGGCCCTGCTGTGCTTTTCGCTGCTGGTCGTCATGCGTTGGCCACCCCTGCTGATCGTCGCCATCGCGGCGGCCGGTGGCTGGCTGCTCGCCGCCATAGCCTGA
- a CDS encoding ABC transporter substrate-binding protein produces the protein MQRRHLLGLLAAAPWMAAARAADGPMPVAVNQTTIESGPLLIGNPKGLRVVRLPNGRAASAQLVAGQVDAATGSETQATLSAVLQPQLRIILTLAECHYRMVGRRSAGIGRIADLRGKRVAYTPATSSEYFLRVMLRSAGLDLADVTPVRLEPEAMPPALANRQADAMAMWEPHPQNAIDLLGEDAIVMVDPAKPPHAYFERFNLNTTTTVLDDPRRRGALVRAVRTVAEVSHELTANPRKHWPALSRAVNAPVEVIAKAWPQFRFPARLDTESLLTVLTDMEPWAASVQKREARPRAVLAGMMDPSVAREAGR, from the coding sequence ATGCAACGACGTCATTTGCTGGGATTGCTGGCCGCCGCGCCATGGATGGCCGCGGCACGCGCGGCGGACGGGCCGATGCCGGTGGCGGTGAACCAGACCACCATCGAAAGCGGGCCTTTGTTGATCGGCAATCCCAAGGGACTGCGGGTGGTGCGCCTGCCGAATGGCCGGGCGGCGTCCGCGCAATTGGTTGCCGGCCAGGTCGATGCGGCGACCGGCAGCGAAACCCAGGCCACGCTTAGCGCGGTGCTGCAACCGCAATTGCGCATTATCCTGACGCTGGCAGAATGCCACTATCGCATGGTGGGCCGCCGCAGCGCCGGTATAGGGCGCATCGCCGACCTGCGCGGCAAACGCGTCGCGTACACACCGGCCACCTCATCGGAATATTTCCTGCGCGTCATGCTGCGTTCGGCCGGTTTGGACCTGGCCGACGTCACGCCGGTCAGACTGGAACCGGAGGCCATGCCGCCCGCGCTGGCGAACCGGCAAGCGGACGCCATGGCGATGTGGGAGCCGCACCCGCAGAACGCCATCGATCTGCTGGGCGAGGACGCCATCGTGATGGTCGATCCCGCCAAGCCGCCGCACGCCTATTTCGAACGGTTCAACCTGAACACCACCACGACGGTGCTCGACGACCCCCGCCGCCGTGGCGCGCTGGTGCGCGCGGTGCGGACCGTCGCCGAGGTCTCGCACGAACTTACGGCGAATCCGCGCAAGCACTGGCCCGCGCTGTCGCGTGCCGTGAACGCCCCGGTGGAGGTCATCGCCAAGGCATGGCCGCAGTTCCGCTTTCCGGCACGGCTGGACACCGAATCCCTGTTGACCGTGCTGACCGACATGGAACCCTGGGCCGCGAGCGTACAAAAGCGCGAAGCCCGGCCGCGCGCCGTGCTGGCCGGCATGATGGATCCCAGCGTGGCGCGAGAAGCGGGTCGATAA
- a CDS encoding esterase, whose product MRSASQWSIAVRGAMAALVLGLVAGTAPALAAEPAQPGPLTIQSQGSFFVGGRDVHSDTLSTAPGRGADGTITVDQMYVSYQIPLHPRRYPITLIHGCCLTGKSWETTPDGRMGWQEYFVRKGYSTYTIDQVSRGRSAFDPSAINRVKMGQSAPDTLPAIFAAGHEEAWTVFRFGPEYPKPYANLQFPLQAQAELWKQLVPDWFAALPSPNPTVPNLSRLAQRLHGTILMSHSQGGVYPFQTAALNTSGIAGIVAIEPTVCPAPTGDLSPYTRMPILVVYGDNVEIAPRWAPRLQKCRAFIDAVAKAGGNARLVELPQVGFHGNSHMLMQDRNSLQVADWLLDWIDRNIEKTS is encoded by the coding sequence ATGAGATCCGCTTCGCAATGGAGCATTGCCGTTCGCGGCGCGATGGCTGCCCTGGTCCTGGGGCTCGTGGCGGGAACGGCCCCGGCGCTGGCCGCGGAACCGGCGCAGCCCGGGCCCTTGACGATACAGTCGCAAGGCAGTTTCTTCGTCGGCGGCCGGGACGTGCATTCGGATACCTTGTCTACCGCGCCCGGGCGCGGGGCCGACGGCACGATCACCGTGGACCAGATGTACGTCAGCTACCAGATACCGCTGCATCCCCGCCGCTACCCCATCACGCTGATTCATGGTTGCTGCCTGACGGGCAAGTCATGGGAGACAACGCCCGATGGCCGCATGGGCTGGCAGGAATACTTCGTCCGCAAGGGTTATTCGACCTACACGATAGACCAGGTCTCGCGCGGGCGGTCCGCCTTCGACCCGTCCGCGATCAATCGCGTAAAGATGGGCCAGTCCGCGCCGGACACCCTGCCTGCGATCTTCGCCGCCGGGCACGAGGAAGCATGGACGGTGTTCCGTTTCGGCCCGGAATATCCCAAGCCTTATGCGAACCTGCAGTTTCCCCTGCAGGCCCAGGCGGAATTGTGGAAACAACTGGTCCCGGACTGGTTTGCCGCGCTGCCCAGCCCTAATCCCACCGTGCCGAATCTTTCGCGCCTGGCGCAGCGGCTGCACGGCACGATCCTGATGAGCCATTCCCAGGGAGGCGTCTATCCGTTCCAGACCGCGGCACTGAACACCAGCGGCATCGCCGGTATCGTGGCGATCGAACCGACGGTATGCCCGGCACCCACCGGCGACCTGAGTCCCTACACCAGGATGCCCATTCTGGTTGTCTACGGCGATAACGTCGAAATCGCCCCACGCTGGGCGCCGCGCCTGCAGAAATGCCGGGCGTTCATCGACGCCGTGGCGAAGGCGGGAGGCAATGCCAGGCTCGTCGAACTGCCCCAGGTGGGCTTTCATGGCAACTCGCATATGCTGATGCAGGACCGCAACAGCCTGCAGGTCGCCGACTGGCTGCTCGACTGGATCGACCGCAACATCGAAAAGACGTCCTAG
- a CDS encoding CorA family divalent cation transporter: MDITTRTDPPASRNRLLTLAAGPGGLICAFRFGGGLPLRLNWPDILGGSPAGPGQFTWMHLKTADSRIHEWLEHARDIPEAARRFLAGRDDRPRLHISDDGVYGLLVDLKMEADGQDEEKGVLHFFLDGTRLITVRTRALRSTDRLRRLIEEGTDYGCTLDLLAGLLQCLHEGFLEKLEALTDEVDDIEASVLSDRQQADRSALSAVRRQLAEFRRHINPERNILGRLCTLGHDWADSDARDRVAQVIDALHGLAGTIDALYERAKLLQEEIASQMAEQMNRNLMVLSVLTALLMPGTLLSGIFGMNMADVPGLQAPGAFWWVLSLMGLLGLGMLLLLRKLKLF; this comes from the coding sequence ATGGATATCACCACCCGGACAGATCCGCCGGCCAGCCGCAATCGGCTGTTGACACTGGCCGCCGGCCCCGGCGGGCTGATCTGCGCGTTCCGCTTCGGCGGCGGGCTACCCCTGCGCCTGAACTGGCCCGACATCCTGGGCGGTTCGCCCGCCGGTCCCGGCCAGTTCACCTGGATGCACCTGAAGACTGCCGACAGCCGTATCCACGAATGGCTGGAACATGCCCGGGACATTCCGGAAGCCGCACGCCGGTTCCTGGCCGGCCGCGACGACCGGCCTCGCTTGCACATCTCGGACGACGGCGTCTACGGCCTGCTGGTGGACCTGAAGATGGAAGCCGACGGACAGGATGAGGAAAAGGGCGTCCTGCATTTCTTCCTGGATGGCACGCGGCTGATTACGGTGCGCACGCGCGCCCTGCGATCCACCGACAGATTGCGCCGCCTGATCGAGGAGGGCACCGACTACGGCTGTACGCTGGACCTGCTGGCCGGCCTGCTGCAGTGCCTGCACGAGGGCTTCCTGGAGAAGCTCGAAGCCCTGACCGACGAAGTCGACGATATCGAGGCATCGGTCCTGTCCGACCGGCAGCAGGCCGACCGCAGCGCCTTGAGCGCCGTACGACGCCAGCTGGCCGAGTTCCGGCGCCATATCAATCCGGAACGCAACATACTGGGGCGGCTGTGCACGCTGGGCCACGACTGGGCCGACAGCGACGCGCGGGATCGAGTGGCGCAGGTCATCGATGCGCTGCACGGCCTGGCCGGTACCATTGACGCGCTGTATGAACGCGCCAAGCTGCTGCAGGAGGAAATCGCGTCGCAGATGGCCGAACAGATGAACCGCAACCTGATGGTGCTGTCCGTCCTGACCGCCTTGTTGATGCCCGGGACACTGCTGTCCGGGATCTTCGGCATGAACATGGCCGACGTTCCCGGCTTGCAGGCGCCGGGCGCCTTCTGGTGGGTCCTGAGCCTGATGGGGCTGCTCGGTTTGGGGATGCTGCTGCTTTTGCGCAAGCTCAAGCTTTTCTGA
- the ppk2 gene encoding polyphosphate kinase 2 produces MDAIDNELVRRIHRDLADHYDEELELELEDRTFEELQGDPAHMPSDEERAWRRTYFRELFRLQGELVKLQNWVVATGHKVVILFEGRDAAGKGGVIKRITQRLNPRVARVAALPAPNDRERTQWYFQRYVSHLPAAGEIVLFDRSWYNRAGVEHVMGFCSDDQYEEFFRTVPEFEKMLVRSGIQLIKYWFSITDEEQHLRFLGRINDPLKQWKLSPMDLESRRRWEAYTRAKETMLERTHIPEAPWWVVQAVDKKRARLNCISHLLSQMQYHEIERPGIVLPPRERHADYVRHPVPATMMVPEVY; encoded by the coding sequence GTGGACGCGATCGACAATGAACTGGTGCGGCGGATACACCGCGACCTGGCCGACCATTACGACGAAGAACTCGAACTGGAGCTGGAAGACCGCACTTTCGAGGAACTGCAGGGCGATCCGGCCCATATGCCGTCGGACGAGGAAAGAGCCTGGCGCCGCACCTACTTCCGCGAACTTTTTCGGTTGCAGGGCGAATTGGTCAAGCTGCAGAACTGGGTCGTGGCCACCGGCCACAAGGTGGTTATCCTGTTCGAGGGCCGCGATGCCGCGGGCAAGGGCGGCGTGATCAAGCGCATTACCCAGCGCTTGAATCCGCGCGTTGCCCGGGTGGCCGCATTGCCCGCTCCCAACGACCGCGAACGCACGCAATGGTATTTCCAGCGCTACGTATCGCACCTGCCGGCCGCGGGCGAGATCGTGCTGTTCGACCGCAGCTGGTACAACCGCGCCGGCGTCGAGCATGTCATGGGCTTTTGCAGCGATGACCAGTACGAAGAATTCTTCCGCACGGTGCCGGAGTTCGAAAAGATGCTGGTACGCTCCGGCATCCAGTTGATCAAGTACTGGTTCTCGATCACCGACGAAGAACAGCACCTGCGCTTCCTGGGCCGCATCAACGACCCGCTGAAGCAATGGAAGCTCAGCCCCATGGACCTGGAGTCGCGGCGGCGCTGGGAAGCCTACACCCGCGCGAAGGAAACCATGCTGGAGCGCACCCATATTCCGGAAGCCCCGTGGTGGGTGGTGCAGGCCGTGGACAAGAAGCGCGCGCGCCTGAACTGCATCAGCCATCTGCTATCGCAAATGCAATACCACGAGATCGAACGGCCCGGCATCGTGTTGCCCCCGCGCGAACGCCATGCCGACTATGTGCGCCATCCGGTACCGGCCACGATGATGGTGCCGGAGGTTTATTAG
- a CDS encoding mandelate racemase/muconate lactonizing enzyme family protein gives MKVEYVAVRQVAFPLTVPYKLSTGDKTVFDPYLVEIVADGEVGWGECMVSVGYTTESRADSWQALRDMAAVMPGLSTARARSVVDGYARRLPGVCSAMYGALDMLSGHALLDMARDTHVPLLAPCQQATEQGLRDEIARLTEEGFRTLKVKVGFDWRQDLERVQRIQRVAAGRATLRLDANRGYTEADGISFASRLDPAGIELFEQPCASTDWRANAAVAARSAVPIMLDESIYGMEDIDRASTIGNVGFVKLKLKKVGQLDDLAAALARIRALGMSPVLGDGVSLEIACWMEACVAVSSIDNAGEMNGFLKARDRLLENPLPFARGGICLPAGYRPVVDRAALRDHTVLRETFNA, from the coding sequence ATGAAAGTCGAATACGTCGCGGTGCGGCAAGTGGCATTTCCGCTGACCGTGCCCTATAAGCTGTCCACGGGCGATAAAACGGTCTTCGACCCCTATCTCGTGGAAATCGTCGCGGACGGCGAAGTCGGCTGGGGCGAATGCATGGTGTCGGTGGGGTACACCACGGAATCGCGCGCGGATTCCTGGCAGGCCTTGCGCGATATGGCGGCCGTAATGCCGGGACTGTCGACGGCCCGGGCGCGCAGTGTGGTGGACGGCTACGCCCGGCGCCTGCCCGGCGTCTGCAGCGCCATGTATGGCGCGCTGGACATGTTATCGGGCCACGCGCTGCTGGACATGGCGCGGGATACCCATGTCCCGCTGCTGGCGCCTTGCCAGCAGGCCACCGAGCAAGGCCTGCGCGACGAGATCGCGCGGTTGACCGAGGAAGGCTTCCGCACCCTGAAGGTGAAGGTAGGTTTCGACTGGCGCCAGGATCTGGAGCGCGTACAGCGCATCCAACGCGTGGCGGCCGGCAGGGCAACCTTGCGCCTGGATGCGAATCGCGGATACACCGAGGCGGACGGCATCTCGTTTGCCAGCAGGCTGGACCCCGCGGGCATAGAACTCTTCGAACAGCCTTGCGCCTCCACCGATTGGCGAGCCAACGCCGCGGTCGCGGCGCGGTCCGCCGTGCCCATCATGCTGGATGAATCGATCTACGGCATGGAGGACATCGACAGGGCCTCGACCATCGGCAACGTCGGCTTCGTCAAGCTCAAACTAAAGAAGGTCGGGCAACTGGACGATCTGGCCGCGGCCCTGGCACGGATCCGCGCCTTGGGCATGTCGCCAGTGCTGGGAGACGGCGTATCGCTGGAAATCGCCTGCTGGATGGAGGCCTGCGTCGCCGTTTCCTCCATCGACAATGCGGGTGAAATGAACGGCTTCCTGAAGGCGCGCGACCGGCTGCTGGAGAACCCCTTGCCTTTCGCGCGAGGCGGCATCTGCCTGCCGGCCGGATACCGGCCCGTCGTCGACCGCGCCGCCCTGCGCGATCACACGGTACTGCGGGAAACGTTCAACGCGTGA
- a CDS encoding Bug family tripartite tricarboxylate transporter substrate binding protein — translation MERHGTWAPPARPAHGAARLLARAALGVCMLGLAATARAAEEYPQHTINMIVPFAPGGPTDVFARVLADKLGRELGQSVVVLNRGGAAGNIGVAQAARETPDGYTILFGTASIAVAPAVYKKLAYDALKDLQPVALVGSCPALVLVAPGGPPTIEQLVATLKAAPGKYSYATSGYASATHLVTEFFNRKAGVDAFVVPYTGSGPAHQNMIAKRHLYTFETASSAMSLVRNGSLKAIGIAANHRSPELPDVPTIAEAGIPGVDASTWNMVFVPAQTPMPIVDRLNKAINAALSDKATADKLKSLVIEVTADSTPASSSAYLRSEIDRWAGIVRDSGIKAME, via the coding sequence ATGGAACGGCACGGAACATGGGCACCGCCCGCGCGCCCCGCGCATGGAGCCGCGCGCCTGCTGGCGCGTGCCGCGCTGGGCGTGTGCATGCTCGGCCTTGCGGCGACGGCGCGGGCGGCCGAAGAGTACCCCCAGCATACGATCAACATGATCGTGCCCTTCGCGCCGGGCGGCCCGACCGACGTCTTCGCCCGCGTGCTTGCCGATAAGCTCGGACGCGAACTCGGACAGTCCGTCGTGGTGCTCAATCGCGGCGGTGCCGCCGGCAATATCGGCGTGGCCCAGGCGGCGCGCGAGACGCCTGACGGCTATACCATCCTCTTTGGCACCGCATCCATCGCGGTGGCCCCGGCGGTCTACAAGAAACTGGCCTATGACGCCCTGAAGGATCTGCAGCCGGTCGCGTTGGTCGGATCCTGTCCGGCGCTGGTACTGGTAGCCCCCGGCGGGCCGCCAACCATCGAGCAACTGGTTGCCACCTTGAAGGCGGCGCCAGGCAAGTACAGCTATGCCACGTCCGGCTACGCCAGCGCCACGCACCTGGTCACCGAGTTCTTCAATCGCAAGGCCGGCGTGGACGCCTTCGTGGTGCCGTATACCGGCTCCGGACCCGCGCACCAGAATATGATCGCCAAGCGCCATCTCTACACCTTCGAAACGGCCAGCTCGGCGATGTCGCTGGTACGCAATGGCTCCTTGAAGGCCATCGGCATCGCGGCGAATCACCGGTCGCCGGAGCTGCCGGACGTACCCACCATCGCCGAGGCGGGTATTCCGGGCGTGGATGCGTCCACCTGGAACATGGTGTTCGTGCCGGCGCAGACGCCAATGCCTATCGTCGACAGGCTCAACAAGGCCATCAATGCCGCCTTGTCCGACAAGGCGACAGCGGACAAACTGAAGAGCCTGGTCATTGAAGTCACGGCCGATTCCACCCCGGCTTCGTCATCGGCATACCTGCGAAGCGAAATCGATCGCTGGGCCGGCATCGTGCGCGACTCCGGCATCAAGGCGATGGAGTAG
- a CDS encoding TauD/TfdA dioxygenase family protein, which translates to MSAQAQPSRMDGTISVVPTGAALGADIVGYDMRQPPTEEQLAVIEQAWADHLVLRFRGNPGLTGEQLIRFSSALGPLDKRPVKGSLRGGTNDLPLEINVISNIVVDGKPIGGLGAGEAEWHSDMTYKDVPPKASCLYSLEIPPSGGGTSFVNMYKAYDDLPPELKRRVEGLRCVHDASINSTGELREGYVAVNDPRQTIGAIHSVVKVHPVTGRKCLFLGRRRNAYLVGLPLEESEALLDTLWAHATRPEARWTQVWQVGDAILWDNRCTMHQRDAFDSASRRLMYRTQIGERLAA; encoded by the coding sequence ATGAGCGCCCAAGCACAACCCTCGCGCATGGATGGCACGATATCCGTGGTTCCCACAGGAGCAGCCCTGGGCGCCGACATCGTCGGCTACGACATGCGCCAGCCTCCCACCGAAGAACAGCTCGCCGTCATAGAGCAGGCCTGGGCCGACCATCTCGTCCTGCGCTTTCGCGGCAACCCCGGCCTGACGGGCGAGCAGTTGATCAGGTTCTCGAGCGCGCTAGGTCCGTTGGACAAGCGTCCCGTCAAGGGCTCGCTGCGCGGCGGCACCAACGACTTGCCGTTGGAGATCAATGTGATTTCCAACATCGTCGTCGACGGCAAGCCCATCGGCGGACTCGGTGCGGGCGAGGCCGAGTGGCATTCCGACATGACCTACAAGGATGTGCCGCCCAAGGCAAGCTGCCTGTACTCGCTCGAGATCCCGCCCTCCGGCGGCGGCACCAGTTTCGTCAATATGTACAAGGCCTACGATGACCTGCCTCCGGAGCTCAAGCGCCGCGTGGAGGGTTTGCGCTGCGTGCACGACGCCAGCATCAACAGCACGGGCGAACTTCGTGAAGGCTACGTGGCGGTGAACGACCCACGGCAGACGATCGGCGCCATCCATTCCGTGGTGAAGGTGCATCCGGTTACCGGACGAAAATGCCTTTTCCTGGGACGCCGGCGTAATGCCTATCTGGTGGGACTGCCGCTGGAAGAAAGCGAAGCCCTGCTGGATACGCTGTGGGCGCATGCCACACGTCCGGAAGCCAGATGGACGCAGGTATGGCAGGTGGGCGATGCCATCCTCTGGGACAACCGCTGCACCATGCACCAGCGCGATGCCTTCGACAGCGCGAGCCGTCGCCTGATGTACCGCACACAGATCGGCGAACGCCTGGCGGCGTAA